The DNA window AATCGTTGATAGTTTATAGTTTATTATAGACCATAAACTATAAACGATAAACTCTTCAAGAAATGATGATAACTATATTTGGCTCTGCAAAGGATACCTTTAATAGTTCTTCTGGAGAGCCTTTGATAATTCTTTCATCCACCGCCCCGAGTCTTTCACAAACATAGATAATCAGTGAGCAATGAGCAGTAAGCAGTGAGCAGTTTAAAATTTCGGCTATCTTTGATGGTGTATTTTTTCTATCAGTCAGAACAGCTATCTTGTGGTGATGTTGAAGCAGGGATGGAAGGTCGCTTATGGTGTATGGTTTGCCTTTCTTCGGGTCAGGCTCACCATGTAGGCTGAGCAAAAGGGCATCATCCCATGTCTCTTTTATCCTTGAAAAGGCAATCTGGATGGCGGATAAATCCGGAA is part of the bacterium genome and encodes:
- a CDS encoding cobalt-precorrin-7 (C(5))-methyltransferase, which codes for PDLSAIQIAFSRIKETWDDALLLSLHGEPDPKKGKPYTISDLPSLLQHHHKIAVLTDRKNTPSKIAEILNCSLLTAHCSLIIYVCERLGAVDERIIKGSPEELLKVSFAEPNIVIIIS